A DNA window from Opisthocomus hoazin isolate bOpiHoa1 chromosome 31, bOpiHoa1.hap1, whole genome shotgun sequence contains the following coding sequences:
- the LOC142365089 gene encoding olfactory receptor 14C36-like, producing MSNSSSITQFHLLAFADTRELQLVTFCLFLGIYLAALLGNGLIITAIACDHRLHNPMYFFLLNLSVLDLGSISTTLPKAMANSLSDTRAISYMGCAAQVFLFVFFIVTAFSLLTVVAYDRYIAICRPLHYGTILGSRACVHMAAAAWGTGFLYAGLQTANTFSLPLCHGKSVDQFFCEIPQILKLSCSQSFLRKAGVAVLGISLAFGCFVFIVLSYAQIFRAVLRIRSEQGRHKAFSTCLPHLAVVSLYVSTGMFTYLKPSSISSPSLDLVLSFLYSVLPPAVNSVIYSMRNQELKDALRKLMTGFFQK from the coding sequence atgtccaacagcagctccatcacccagttccatCTCCTGGcgtttgcagacacacgggagctgcagcttgtaaccttctgtctcttcctgggcatctacctggctgccctcctgggcaatggcctcattatcactgccatagcctgtgaccaccgcctccacaaccccatgtacttcttcctcctcaacctctctgttcttgatcTTGGATCCAtttccaccactctccccaaagccatggccaattccctctcgGACACCAGAGCCATCTCCTACATGGGATGTGCTGCACAGGtctttctctttgtcttcttcaTCGTTACAGCATTTTCTCTCCTCACTGTcgtggcctatgaccgctacattgccatctgcagacctctGCACTATGGGACCattctgggcagcagagcttgtgtccacatggcagcagctgcctggggcactgggtttCTCTATGCTGGGCTGCAGACTGCCAACACATTTTCACTCCCCCTCTGCCATGGTAAatctgtggaccagttcttctgtgaaattccccagatcctcaagctctcctgctcacagtccttCCTCAGGAAAGCTGGGGTTGCTGTGCTTGGTATCTCTTTAGCATTTGGTTGTTTTGtcttcattgtgctgtcctatgcgcagatcttcagggctgtgctgaggatccgtTCTGaacagggacggcacaaagccttttccacttgcctccctcacctggccgtggtctccttGTATGTCAGCACTGGTATGTTCACCTACCTGAAgccctcctccatctcctccccatccctggatttggtgttgtcatttctgtactcggtgcttcctccagcagtgaactccgtcatctacagcatgaggaaccaggagctcaaggatgctCTGAGGAAACTGATGACTGGATTTTTTCAGAAGTAA
- the LOC142365088 gene encoding olfactory receptor 5AP2-like translates to MGEGQRDNQTSPREVLLLGLGNVPELQTLLLLLTVMIYSVTVVGNFLIMVLVVADQHLHTPMYFFLGSLSFLETCYSSTILPRLLASFLTGDRTISAHDYMAQLYFFGSFAATECYLLAAMSYDRYLAICQPLLCVSLMTWKVCLGMSDVSCLVGSLVSAVVTFLLSQLQFCGPQVIDHFFCDFTPLLELCCSDIMVVKLITFFLFILDIIITLASYVCIIGAILRIPSSMGRQKAFSTCSSHLTVMTVCYGTLIIVYVPLRTAPLRQLNKVFSFFYTVLTPLVTPSFTA, encoded by the coding sequence ATGGGGGAAGGGCAACGAGACAATCAGACATCACCAAGGGAGGTCCTGCtgctgggactgggaaatgtcCCTGAACTCCAGACACTACTTCTCCTCCTCACAGTCATGATTTACTCCGTGACTGTGGTTGGCAACTTCCTCAtcatggtgctggtggtggcAGACCAGCATCtgcacacccccatgtacttcttcctggGCAGTCTGTCTTTTTTGGAGACCTGCTACAGCTCCACCATcctgccccggctgctggccaGCTTCCTGACTGGGGACAGGACCATCTCTGCTCACGACTATATGGCTCAGCTCTACTTCTTTGGTTCTTTTGCAGCTACTGAGTGTTACCTGCTGGCAGCCATGTCCTACGATCGGTACTTGGCCATATGCCAGCCCCTGCTCTGTGTAAGCCTCATGACCTGGAAAGTGTGTCTTGGGATGTCAGATGTGTCCTGCCTGGTGGGGTCACTAGTATCTGCTGTAGTCACATTCCTCTTATCACAGTTGCAGTTCTGTGGCCCCCAGGTGAttgaccacttcttctgtgactTCACCccactgctggagctctgctgcagtgacATCATGGTGGTCAAACTCATAACTTTCTTCTTATTTATCCTAGATATAATCATCACGCTGGCCTCCTACGTGTGCATCATAGGTGCCATCCTAAGGATCCCATCCAGCATGGGCAGGCAGAAGGCCTTCTCCACCTGCTCCTCTCACCTCACTGTCATGACTGTTTGCTATGGCACTCTCATCATTGTCTACGTGCCACTCAGAACAGCTCCATtgaggcagctgaacaaagtcttTTCGTTTTTCTACACTGTGCTCACACCCCTGGtcaccccctcatttacagcctGA
- the LOC142365081 gene encoding olfactory receptor 14A16-like: MSNSSSITELLLLEFADMRELQLLTFWLFLGIYLAALLTNGLVITVIACDHHLHTPMYFFLLNLSLLDLGSISTILPKAMSSSLWDTRDISYTGCAAQVFLFLFLLTADYSLLTIMAYDRYIAICKPLHYGTLLGSRACVHMAAAAWGTGFIYAMLHTANTFSVPLCHGNTVDQFFCELPQLLKLSCPDTYLREAGLLVVSACLAFTCFVFIVVSYVQIFRAVLRIPSEQGRHKAFSTCLSHLAVVSLLISTSIFVYLKPPSNSSPLLDLVITILYSLVPPTLNPLIYSMRNKELKDALRKVMAGCVSAARDC; encoded by the coding sequence atgtccaacagcagctccatcactgaaCTACTTctcctggaatttgcagacaTGCGGGAGCTTCAGCTCTTAACCTtttggctcttcctgggcatctacctggctgccctcctgacCAACGGCCTagtcatcactgtcatagcctgcgaccaccacctccacacccccatgtacttcttcctcctcaacctctccctccttgacctgggctccatctccaccattctgcccaaagccatgtccagttccctctgggacACCAGAGACATTTCCTAtacaggatgtgctgcccaggtctttctctttctcttcttgttGACAGCAGATTACTCtctcctcaccatcatggcctatgaccgctacattgccatttgcaaacccctgcactacgggaccctcctgggcagcagagcttgtgtccacatggcagcagctgcctggggcactggtTTCATCTACGCcatgctgcacactgccaatacctTTTCAGTTCCACTCTGCCATGGCaatactgtggaccagttcttctgtgaacttccccagcTCCTTAAGCTCTCCTGCCCAGATAcctacctcagggaagctggGCTTCTTGTAGTTAGCGCCTGCTTAGCatttacttgttttgttttcattgtggtgtcctatgtgcagatcttcagggctgtgctgaggatcccttctgagcagggacggcacaaagccttttccacgtgcctctctcacctggctgtggtctccctgctTATAAGCACTAGCATTTTTGtctacctgaagcctccctccaaTTCCTCCCCACTCCTGGATCTGGTGATTACTATTTTATACTCATTAGTACCTCCAACactgaaccccctcatctacagcatgaggaacaaggagctcaaGGATGCCCTGAGGAAAGTGATGGCTGGATGTGTTTCAGCAGCCAGAGACTGCTGA